A region of Ammospiza nelsoni isolate bAmmNel1 chromosome 8, bAmmNel1.pri, whole genome shotgun sequence DNA encodes the following proteins:
- the ZNF365 gene encoding protein ZNF365, whose product MQQTARDEGGHPWPEPLGGVSLPFRCPRCGDHTRFRSLSSLRVHLEYSHSFQESSLLARSSLFSPLKDAEPVSPPEPAAQGSPGSPGGVAAQPAGPYLNLGGASCGSGKGEQPRELAAERPGSFLASYVSAESPSELSKPGLSAADSKASFEAHVREKFNRMVEAVDKTIEKRIDKLTKELSQKTAELLEVRAAFVQLSQKKQEVQRRERALSRQVDVAVEMIAALKQRLSESEEELHRKEEEVVTFNHFLEEAAEKEVRGKARLQHFIENLLQRVDLAERQLEYYQSQQMVCNHTDISEHVFTDISLNKKPRCLSRGSQHTSYNIPDAKPHSFQKGRILLKKAKDEKASLQPVKCFYEPVDCPREIWRAQKKGEPVCSARKVSAKSKMGKKAKPL is encoded by the exons ATGCAACAGACAGCCCGGGATGAAGGCGGGCACCCCTGGCCGGAGCCGCTCGGCGGCGTCAGCCTCCCCTTCCGCTGCCCGCGATGCGGCGACCACACCAGGTTCCGGAGCCTGTCCTCGCTGCGGGTGCACCTGGAGTACAGCCACAGCTTCCAGGAGAGCAGCctcctggccaggagcagcctgttctCTCCGCTGAAGGACGCGGAGCCGGTGTCTCCGCCGGAGCCCGCAGCGCAGGGCagcccgggcagccccggcggcgTTGCCGCGCAGCCCGCGGGGCCCTACCTGAACTTGGGCGGCGCGTCCTGCGGGAGCGGCAAGGGCGAGCAGCCGCGGGAGCTGGCGGCCGAGCGGCCCGGCTCCTTCCTGGCCAGCTATGTGTCGGCCGAGTCTCCCAGCGAGCTTTCCAAACCCGGCCTCTCGGCGGCTGATTCCAAAGCCTCCTTCGAGGCACACGTCAGAGAAAAGTTTAACAGGATGGTAGAGGCCGTGGACAAAACGATCGAGAAGCGGATCGACAAGCTTACCAAAGAGCTGTCCCAGAAGACGGcggagctgctggaggtgcGGGCAGCGTTCGTGCAGCTGTCCCAGAAGAAGCAGGAGGTGCAGCGGCGAGAGCGGGCCCTGAGCAGGCAGGTGGATGTGGCGGTGGAGATGATCGCAGCCCTGAAGCAGCGGCTCAGCGAGTCCGAGGAGGAGCTTCACCGCAAAGAGGA AGAAGTTGTTACTTTCAACCACTTCctggaagaagcagcagaaaaagaagtgCGGGGgaaagccaggctgcagcacttcATCGAGAACCTGTTGCAGCGCGTGGATctggcagagaggcagctggaaTATTACCAAAGCCAGCAGATGGTGTGCAACCACACTGACATCAGTGAGCACGTG TTTACAGACATTTCATTAAATAAGAAACCCAGATGCCT GAGCCGAGGAAGTCAACACACTTCATACAACATCCCTGATGCAAAGCCTCATTCCTTTCAAAAAGGAAGGATCTTGTTGAAAAAAGCAAAGGATGAAAAAGCCAGCTTGCAGCCAGTGAAATGCTTCTATGAACCTGTTGATTGCCCAAGAGAAATATGGAGAGCACAAAAGAAGGGTGAGCCAGTCTGCTCTGCCAGGAAAGTGAGTGCAAAATCAAAGATGGGTAAGAAGGCCAAGCCACTATAG